The Hypanus sabinus isolate sHypSab1 unplaced genomic scaffold, sHypSab1.hap1 scaffold_812, whole genome shotgun sequence genome contains a region encoding:
- the LOC132390241 gene encoding E3 ubiquitin-protein ligase TRIM39-like encodes MASKGPAESWTEETLICVICAAAQEHREYRFVLIKEAVKNYKDQLKSSLDSLTKKKSDFQEKEQQQKEKISGVREQSHSVQSHITSQFAELRQIITEKEQSLLRDLREEEKRILNPMEKNLLALQENIRSIQEEITKLKEQMDQKDGVIFLKEEARRNRRINDDIQELSVTDETLPVEKFDHLYLLNTVLRETLDAINRVSVTLDVETASPYLEVSEDRKSVRRTWTRRNLPDTGKRFTFWACVLGSEGFTSGRHYWEVEVTGNRVWFLGVAAESVEREGWVSLSPETGFWVIGRDGDVLHRDYDVSGLTSPESRLAAGPIPGRVGVYLSYESGTVSFYNAKTKSHLHTFTGNKFTGKLYPFFAPWDVNQWLRICSGSAPGL; translated from the exons atggcttcgaaaggaccGGCCGAGAGTTGGACCGAGGAG acactgatctgtgtgatcTGTGCAGCTGCGCAGGAACACAGAGAGTATCGATTTGTGCTGATTAAAGAGGCTGTTAAAAACTATAAG gatcagctaaaatcttccttagactctctcacaaaaaagaaatcagacttccaggaaaaggagcagcaacagaaagagaagatttccggagttcgg gaacagtcacacagtgttcagtcccacatcacatcccagtttgctgaactgcgccagattatcactgagaaagagcagagcttactcagggatctcagggaagaagagaagaggattctcaacccaatggagaaaaatcttctagcacttcaagagaatataaggagtattcaggaggaaatcactaagttaaaggaacagatggatcagAAAGATGGTGTGATATTTCTGAAG gaagaagctcgtcggaacagaag gattaatgacgatatccaggaattgtcagtgacagatgagaccctaccggttgaaaaattcgatcacctctatttgttgaacacagtgctgagagaaacgcttgatgctattaatcgag tctctgtcaccctggatgtggaaacggcgagtCCGTatctcgaggtgtctgaggatcggaagagtgtgagacggACCTGGACCCGGaggaatctccctgacaccgggaagagattcacattctgggcttgtgtgctgggatcggagggattcacatcggggagacattactgggaggtggaggtgacggggaatcggGTCTGGTttctgggagtcgccgcagagtctgtggagagggagggatgggtcagtctgagtccggagaccggattctgggtcatcgGGCGGGATGGTGACGTGTTACATCGGGATTATGACGTGTCCGGTCTCACCTCCCCCGAGTCCCGTctcgctgccggtcccatccccgggagggtgggagtttatctcagttacgagtccgggacagtttcattttacaacgcgaagaccaagtcccatctccacaccttcactgggaataaattcacggggaaactttatcctttcttcgcGCCCTGGGATGTgaaccagtggctgagaatctgctccggttccgctccgggtctgtaa